CTTGCTGTTCCTGGGCGTGCTGGTTGGCACGCTTGACCAGCGACACCGCCTCGTCCACATCGAACGGCTTGGGCAGGTACTCGAAGGCGCCGCCCTGATAGGAGGCGACAGCGCTGTCCAGGTCGGAGTGCGCGGTCATGATGATCACCGGCAACCGTGGGTGTTGCTCGCGAATCCGCGCCAGCAGGTCCAGGCCACTGGCCCCGGGCATGCGGATATCGGAAATGATCACGTCCGGCTGCTGGCGCGCCAGGCGGCTCATCACGCCATCGGCGCTGTCGAAGCTCTGGGTGGTCATGCCTTCCTGTTGCAGGGCTTTTTCCAGGACCCAGCGGATAGAACGGTCGTCATCGACGATCCACACGGTTTCACTACGGCTCATGTCGATGTGGCTCCTTGTTCCAGTGGCAGAAAGATCGAGAAGGTGGTGTGGCCTGGGTGGCTGTCACATTCGATCAGGCCCTGGTGCTGGCTGATGATGTTCTGGGTAATGGCCAGGCCGAGTCCGGTACCGTCCGGACGACCGCTGACCATGGGAAAGAAAATGGTTTCCTGGAGTTCCGCAGGAATGCCCGGGCCGTTGTCGATAATCTCGATCTTGGTCACCAGGCGATGGCGCACGTGGCCGATGGTGAACTGGCGCATGGCGCGGGTGCGCAGGGTGATACGGCCCAGGCGCAGCTCGTTCTGGCTGCTGATGGCCTGCATCGCGTTGCGCACAATGTTCAGCACCGCCTGGATCATCTGTTCGCGATCAATCAACACGTCGGGAATGCTCGGGTCGTAATCGCGCACCAGAGTGATGCAGCCCTGGCTTTCGGCTTCGACCAGTTGGCTGACGCGCTCCAGCACTTCGTGAACGTTGCACATGGCCAGTGACGGCAGCTTGTTGGAGCCGAGCATGCGATCGACCAGGTTTCGCAGGCGATCGGCTTCCTCGATGATCACGTTGGTGTAGTCACGCAGGCTGTCTTCGGGCAGCTCGCGGGCCAGCAATTGCGCGGCGCCACGGATGCCACCCAGCGGGTTCTTGATCTCGTGGGCGAGGCCGCGCACCAGCATCTTGCTGGTTTCCTGTTTCGACAG
This DNA window, taken from Pseudomonas sp. MYb118, encodes the following:
- the glnL gene encoding nitrogen regulation protein NR(II), with amino-acid sequence MTISDALHRLLLDNLTTATILLDDELRLEYMNPAAEMLLAISGQRSHGQFISELFTESTEALNSLRQAVEQAHPFTKREAMLTALTGQTLTVDYAVTPILANGATLLLLEVHPRDRLLRITKEEAQLSKQETSKMLVRGLAHEIKNPLGGIRGAAQLLARELPEDSLRDYTNVIIEEADRLRNLVDRMLGSNKLPSLAMCNVHEVLERVSQLVEAESQGCITLVRDYDPSIPDVLIDREQMIQAVLNIVRNAMQAISSQNELRLGRITLRTRAMRQFTIGHVRHRLVTKIEIIDNGPGIPAELQETIFFPMVSGRPDGTGLGLAITQNIISQHQGLIECDSHPGHTTFSIFLPLEQGATST